The genome window TATGGCCAAGAAAAATGGGGCGGGAAGTTCTTTTTCCAGGCTGAGACTTGTGATGTTTGAAGAACAGTGTCTGCtagaacatggggggggggggggaataaaagggCCGGTGTTAGTATACCTTGAAGTAGAGAAGCTGCCCAGGCTTCTGGTGGTGTCTACCGTAGAGAAGCTGTCACCATTGTGGCCTGCTTCTTTCCTGCCCATTTAGTGTTCCACCATCCAACATAACCAAGAAAGAATGTGTAGGCAGTTGAAGGCCTTGGCAGTGGCTAGGGAAAGAAAGGTGCCAGCAGGACCTGGTGGTGAGCACAAGAGGGCtccttttccctgcccccccaaacAACTTGGAACTGGGCCAGCCTTGGCTGATGGCTGTATCCTAGGGTTACTatttctaggttgggaaattcctgaagatttggggatggagcatggGGAACGTGAAGCTTGGGAAGCAGAGGGCGCTCCATGGGATATAGTACTATGGAGTCCGCCCTCCAGAAAGCCATTTCCTCtcacagaactgatctctgtagtcctgGAGATTCCATGTCATTCTGGAAAATCTCTGGGGcctccctggaggttgggaaccctggtCCTACAGGCTGTGCCAGTTcacaacattttctgtttctttgtacaATCTTCAAAGCAAATGCATAGGGCAATGTTATGTGAACTTTCCTGTTAAGTGATTTCCATGACTCTGGCTGCTCTTTTTCAGCAAGTTGCCATTGCTGAAATTTATGCTGTTTCCCTGGGTGTATAGCCTAGACTGCAATAAAGTTTTTCCTCATACCTGTATTCTCTGTTAATGTGATTGCTTGGAGGGATTTGACAGCTCTAACCTGGACTTTGGACTCTGAAATGAATGTAATACATATTCCTTGTTGCAATGAACGTGGATTGAATTTCTTGAGCCTCCCTGGGTTTCTGCAAATTATGATGATGACTGCAGCGGCAGTGATGCTTTATTTAACAGGAAAATGCAATCACCATTGCCTCTCCTCATGTCTTCTTTCTTTGATATCGCAGATACCTCATCTCTCttggggccaaactagatgtcacCAATGATGAAGGGGAGAAGCCATCTGACCTTATTGACCCTGAATACAAGGACCTTGTGGAACTTTTCAAAGCAACTCGAGTGGACTGAATGTATACTCTCAGTTCTTTGCTACATGGAATCCAGTCTCTCTGGCAGGCAGGAAGATCTGTTGGGTACTGGAAAGAGGCTTGCAAAGTTGACATTAGATGGTACTAGACTGGCTACGGAAACTGTGGCCTCCAAAAGAGGTCATAGTTTGATTGCAATATGTGTGTAAAAGACCAGCTACTTAAGGGGTACTCAGAGAGCTATGCTTGGGATATCCCATTCAAagtgaaatacatttttttatgaCCCACTGCTTGGTACCTGCGAGGGTCAGCCTTTGGCTTAAATGGTTATAACGAAGAGGGCATACAAGTCCTGCCATCACTGTTGTGCAAGAGGTTCACAAAGGTGGTGGTGAGTTAAACTGGACTGGGTAACCAATTTGTAAAGCATACATCTTCCAATACACGTTTGCCTTTACTCTGATCTTGAATCACAGCAACATTGAAGCTATTTTCTTGACAGCTACAGCCACTCCCAAGATGAATCCTTGTGCAATTATCCTACAGAGAAAATAGACCCAACTTCAAGCTGGTGCTGTAAATATGGATGATCCAAGCACTGTTGTGTATAGTCTTATTTTCCATGTTTGTGCATCCTAGGCTTGCTTTTCTACTGTATTTTTTATGTGATTCCAAAACAGCCTTTTATTTTTACAATAAAGTAATTCCTAAACTCTTGTATTCTTTTTTCCTCATTCTGTTTTCCCAAAGGAACAGCTGTTCTTGTCCAGCTGCTTCCCTTGAATTACTTGAGCTGTGTGGAAGCCCTGATCTCTTTCTTAGAAGTATCCACATCTGTGCAGAGAGAGGGAATCCTTTATCAGTGccaaaagacaagaaaaaaatagaagcaaaatGAACGCTAGAGACCATTCTCCATCCAAGTTCTCATTCATAAGCTTCTAGCTGACTAATGTTGAAGTATGGAATCTATGGACCACCTTCACCATGGTGTAGCTGGACATAGATTAATCTGGGCTCTCTCTTACCTCCTGAAAAAGGTCACCATGCATATTTTTGTAGTCCCTACCATATGCAAGATGCTATGCGAAAACTTTTCTTGGAAAGGCAGATGACAACATGCAATTCGTAGAAAGAGAAATTATCTAGGATTCTCATGTGTGGGACTTCCTGCGTTTTTTTCCTCTGTGCAACCTCCATGTTGTCCTGCTGTTCCAGCAGTGTAATCCTCAGCAAAGTGAgttccttctaagtccactgaaagtgCTTAGCAGGGTGAAACTCTGCTTATGACTACACTGTTAAAGCCCCATCATAAAGGTCTCGCTCCTTCAAAATGACTTGAGCTGGCTTTAGCAATGACTTGGCAAAGGACTTAGCTAGGGTACTAGAGTCAGAGAGAATTAGGAATGGCATTTCTTGGTGAAAGGTCAAATACTGTTGGTTAGTTCACATGCAAAGATGGCTTTCAAGAGCCAAGAACTGCATATTCCTAATCAGATAGTTTGCCTCTCGGTGAAAATGAGTAGTAAATCACTGGTGCTTCTGTGTTAGCATGCGCTGACAGAACTAGGCTGAGCTCATATCAGTAGCTGCCGCTTCAAGCCACGCTTAAACACTTCCAGTCAGGCACAGTGTTCTGTGTAATCTGaccacactgcaaagcagaaaatTGCTCAGTACAGATTTTAGCGCCTTGACCTGGCATTACTTTTGTTTTAAAGCAACGTGTTAGCTGTGCAGATTGTGATGATAAACACACATAGACAGTGTGTAGTAAAATCTTACAAGGCGTCAGTGGGAATGAGGGTGGAAGCTTTCCAGTTTCTCCACCATATCTATAACACAGGTAGGAGCAATTATGCAAATTTGAAATAAATCTGCATCACTTGTACAATGTTTTGactttttaatgtaaaactattTGGGCTGAAGAGAGGTGCCAACTGCAGTCTGACACCTTGCCttcaggtaaggttgccaacaggccttgagaaaaatgtcttgtcccttGGTAGAGACTTAATGTATAGCAACAGCCACCTGaaacttttaatggcatggaGCTAAATGGCATCACCTCATAAATAACTGCTATcgagtctctattaaagggacaagacagTTTTTCATCACGCAGTTGATAAGCCATTCAGGGTTGTTGTCTCAGGCTCTCTGTAGACTgaataagcattttttaaatttagataACTTTTCCAGGAAATTCTTGAAACAATGGAAGGGCTATTGTCTGAGTTATGGTGAACTAGCAAAGTCCTCCCCACACCCCTTTCCTCTCTGTTCTCACCCAAAAATAGCAATTACATGCTGCTGGTTTACCAACGGATGATCAGTGAGGATCAAATCTAAGttttaaattcattttcaaaggcaactctctgtgtatatgtgtatgatGTGGGGAAATGGACAAGTAACAAAACCAATCACACTCAGTTTCATTACCCTTTCGGACTTCACCCTGAAAACCACAGGCCAGCCCAGACAACTAAATATACGTTGTTATTGAAGTGCTGCAGGCCGCCCTGAGCAGAACCAAGCTGTTTTGCATGTACATTCTAACcacaggaattttttaaaaaggcccccTGAGAACACAGGACTTCAGTAGTTACAAGATCAACAAACAGGCATGATAAAGGGGCCGACGGGAGGTTTGGTATGAAAACGGTATGCCTAAAAATGTTACTCCTCCGAACTAACACATCGAAATGGAATACAAGCATTTTGCTGCAAACCTATTTTTGAGCTTGAGAACCGATTATTTTAGAGGACTCTGCGTCAAACCATCCCCAATCATGTGCAGGATGTCCGTCCAACGCTAAGCACTGATGGTGCTGACAGCCAAAACTACCATTGCCCCAGCATCCCGTTTCTAGGAAACACCCCCTCCTCTGGAGCCTGCCCCGACGCGGGTTTCCATGGatacccccctttcccctgcctggTCGTTCCATTGCCATGGAAACCTCTCCCGCGGGTACACCGTACAGGGGCTGTCCGGACCCATTCACCCGTAGTGCGCATGCGTAGCCCGGCCTAGGCGCTCTCTTCCGCCCCGGGCCTGGCAGCAGCTGGAGGAACGGGGACCGCCCCGGGCCCAGGTGAGGAGAGGTGGGGCGAGGCCAAAAGGGACGTGAGTGGGgcccatgataaaaaaaaaaaacccctttcggAAACGGGCGCCGTAGCCAGTAACCGAGTCCCGGAGAAGCGATCTCTTTTTATTGTTATGGGCCTAGTGAGATGCCAAGCCCACGTAGGTCCTCTCGTAGAAAGAGAGCGCGCGAGACAACCAAATATGGCTCGCTcgcttcccccctctcccccacccccctccagggAGATTTTGCCATTACAGTTTTGGGGATGTACAGACAAGGAACGGGGCAGGTCTCGAGGGAAGCGTAAGGTTGAGGAGAGCTCGGGTTCACAGATGTCTCTGGGACTGGGGCCCTGTGGATGGGAGGGGCAGCTGTGGGGTGCTGAAATAGTTGGGAGCCTTTAGGACTCCTGACGTATTTCTATGAAGCAaaactttattggcatagagccTGACGTATTTGGGGCTTGCGAGGGAAGTGTGGTTAGAAGAAGCTTGTGATCCCAATACCAGCGTATCTACCACTGCCTGTAAACGGAACGTCTCTCAGATGCCTGTATTGCCACTTAAAGTCCTGGTGCAGTTTCCTCCTGCTTCTGGGGTTAGTGAGAGTCTGTCTGTTTTTGTTCTAGCATCGCCGACCCACACATCTAGTGCTTGGGCCAGGGCTGGGCAAGAGGCAGCCATGACAAGGTGAGAAAGATGGTGGGATTGTGAGAACTGAACTTGTGTGTCAAGTAAGCTGATGGGATCTCTGGCTTCAAGTCTTTTTGTGGTTTTTCATCTGGACTCTCTCTAGtttctattatatttttcttGATGGGGTGGTGAGACTAGTTGTGTGGCTGTGCTTTCTGCTAAGTATTTTTGGGTATGGATAGTACAAGTAAAAGAACACCAGGGAAGTAACCTCTGGTCAGTAATTAGTTCACTGGCTAACAAACTGGAACTGAAGTTTTATTCCAATTTATCCATGGACTTTGACAAGTCAGGTTTCTAATCTATATGTCCAGTAATATACAGATGCAAAAGATACAATTGTTTTTGTTCTAGCATCACCGACCTGCACATCTAGATGCaaagatgcaaaaaaagaaaaagaaaaacaagaacttTAAAGCCtcttgtatattattattattagtttaatttattataactgcccacccccgaaggtgGAATGAAACACAGAATAATTGCAATCTGTTTgggttttactttttaaaattgtaaataacAGACCTAGAAGATTACTGATCCTTTTTTAGAGACCCTTATTGTACAAGTTCCTTTTTGCTTTCTTTGTGGGGTAAGGGTCAGTAACTTGTACTGTCTTTCAATAAAGTCCCTCCTCTGTTTCTAGCTCCCCTGTTTCCAGAGTTGTTTACAATGGCAAGAGGAACAGCAgccctcgctccccaagcaacaGCAGTGAGATCtttactcctgcacatgaagagAATGTGCGCTTCATCTATGAAGGTTAGTTATACCTTAGAAGGCTGACACAGTCGTCATTGCATCTTCATGGAGTCAATGGCACAGCACCCTGTCTCCTACCCTGTGTCTTGCCTTTCTTCAGCttcaatattttttcctgttcgAATCTTGACAGTGTGTCTGggcacctggagaaaaaaatggctgaaacAAAGTCTTTATAATatctgaacatttaaaaatagatcTGACAtatgagaccagtggtgggattcaaatgatttaacaaccggttccagtgatgggatttaaataatttaacaagtggttgtttacaagaggcattttaacaaccggttctgctgaagtggtgtgaacctgctgaatcccaccactgaagactgATTGATTGCTGTTGCTGGTTCGTTTTGGCAGATCTTCTGATTTCATATCCAGTAACGCAAAGGTCACTGTcttctttctgtcttccttttaTCTTAAAAATATTCTCAGTAGAAAAGGTACATGTAATATCCAGGGTGTCAAAGTCTGCGTGGGTCAAGGATGAGTTCCTTTTTCTCTATATGGAGATCTTCtgatctgtttttgttttctacAGCATGGCAGTGTGTGGAGCGGGATCTCCGCAGCCAGATGGCAGGTGGCGAACGGGGCCTTGTGGAAGAGTATGTGGAAAAGATACCAAACCCCAGTCTGAAGGGTGAGTTTTATTTTGCCACTTGAATGTGGGGATCTAGATTGTATCCAGACACAGTTGTGCTATAAAATCCCTTACTGGGATCTTAAAACTTTGGTTTGTTCTTAAAACGAATTAATATGAGCTTTTAATTGTATGACTCCAGACACAAATGGGATTTTTCTGCTAAAGGCTCAGAGATTAAAATGAATGGGAGTTCTCTCAGAGGTATTTGGAGCATAGGATCTTGCCCCTCCCCGATATCCCCACTTCTTTCTCCCTATGTCTTCCCATCCATTTTCCTCATTTTCTGTATGGCCTGCAAACTTTGCAAAATCCTGCACAAAACTTTAAGCTGGAAAAAAGTGATTTAAATTCATCCCATGAATGCATGACCATAAGCAGAGTACTTTTTGACCAGACAAAACTTTAATGTACTCCAGAATTCTGCTTCTTAAAGCGGCCCAGTAGATACTTTCAGAAAGCAGGTCATGAAGGTTTGCCCGAGCATCTGTTGTTCAGAGGTATGCTGTCTCTGAACTTGGTGCATATTTAATTATCATGGCAAATCACTGTTGATAGCCCTGTTCTCTTATCTGCACTTAGTTTATTTTAGTTAGCATATTGGGAATTTTCTGGCTCCAGAATATATGTAACTATCCTAtattgtattatcaaaggctttcatggccggaatcactggggttctgtgtggtttccgggctgtatggccaggttctagcagtattctttcctgacgtttcgcctgcatctgtggctggcatcttcagaggatcctctgaagatgccagccacagatgcaggcgaaacatcaggagagaatgctgctggaacacggccatacagcccggaaaccacacagcgccccaatCCTATATTGATTTTAATATAACCTGAATGTAGGTTGTAAAATTCAGTGTGAAGATGAATAACAGCCTGTTTTATTCAACCGGGCTAGGGAGAGGAGCCAGTTCATTCCTGTTAATCACACGTTTCTGTTTTCCTGTGGCTGGAGTGAATGTACAGTAGTAATGGTCAAATTATGGTGAGGAGTCAAATATTCTTGTTCTTGTCAACAAACAAATTGATGGAAATCAACATGAGTGGTAAAGAGTCTTACCCTAACtgtcttttctttcttattttttgGCAGCATTCAAACCTGTTGATTTGAGTGACTTAAAGCGACGGAACACACAGGATGCTAAGAAATCCTAAGGTGGCTTGGCTTGGCCCAGCCCCAATCTCTGGCACATGGACACTGATCCATGAATTCGATGACTTTGTGTTGGTTTCCTTCTTTGGTCTGGATTGTGCCTGGGGCTGGCTCTGAATTCCCTAGAAAAGATAGGCTTTGTGCCTCTCCTTCACAGCATCCCCTGGCCTGGGCTGCCTGCCTTCACTCTACAGTTGGCCCCAGGAGTTCTCCTTTTCCCTAGTAAATGACATTTTGCTCTGATGGTGGCCAAGAGACTGGTGTATACCCTGCCATTTTTAAGAATATGGAGTAAGGCAGAATGGAATCAGGAACAACCTGACCTATTTTCTCCCTGAACTCCTCTCAAAGCCCAGCCCTTCTTAGGAAGAGGCCAAGAGAAGACAATGGGATGGAAGCAGTAATGGTTTCTGTTGCCCATCCTGCCATTTTCAGTCTGAGAAGTTAGAATGGTAACTCAACATAAACACCTGAACTTTTCTCAGGTGAATGAAAGGGTGTTGTACTGCaacctctgtctgtctgtgttaAGCTCCTTGGGGCAATGGTGGGGGAGAACAGAAAATAAAAGCTGAGAGCCCAAGTACCATGTTCCCCTGAGAGCAAACTCTTTTAAGGTTACTGCAGTATGGGATAGAATGGCACCCTGTGCTGAGGAGATACTCCCATGTGTTGCTGTCACTATGCCCTGCTGACTTGTAGCCCCAGCCAGGGGGCGAGCAGTATTTCTGAGCTAGCCCCAGAGCCAGCCCTATGCCCCAGCAGTACTGGGGGATAGACTTAGTGTGTTCTGGGCCCTGGCAGGTGACAGAACTGCCTGTTCTTGTGTCCAGCCCAGCCACTGATGTTGGAGATCCTGCCCAGG of Sphaerodactylus townsendi isolate TG3544 linkage group LG03, MPM_Stown_v2.3, whole genome shotgun sequence contains these proteins:
- the MCRIP1 gene encoding mapk-regulated corepressor-interacting protein 1 isoform X1, with the translated sequence MTSSPVSRVVYNGKRNSSPRSPSNSSEIFTPAHEENVRFIYEAWQCVERDLRSQMAGGERGLVEEYVEKIPNPSLKGRGASSFLLITRFCFPVAGVNVQ
- the MCRIP1 gene encoding mapk-regulated corepressor-interacting protein 1 isoform X2; the encoded protein is MTSSPVSRVVYNGKRNSSPRSPSNSSEIFTPAHEENVRFIYEAWQCVERDLRSQMAGGERGLVEEYVEKIPNPSLKAFKPVDLSDLKRRNTQDAKKS